The genomic interval CCTTGTGGTGTTTGCTGTCCATGTTAAATGCaccttttattgtttgttgttttttgctgtgtctgccaaatgcctaaatTGTAAATAGTTATAAGCCACTCCTGCaagtacagttgaggccaaaagtttacatacacctaggctaaagatattcaaactcagtttttcataaCTCTGTACATTTCATGTtcccatacatttctttttgcatgtCATTTAGGGCATCTAcattgttcacatcagaggtcattttaaaacaatcaattagagacagatttagtTTATCTTTAATTTACTGTATCAGAATTCAAGTGggtcaaacgtttacatacacaaagttgactgtctctttaaacagtctggaagattccagaaattgatgtaatgacctTTTCAGACGATTCTGCCtggctaattgtcataattaggagttaattgggagttaattggcacctgaggctgtatttaagggcctaccattagagccactgcctttttgcccttgataccatgggaaaatccaaacAACTCATAACATTACGTGTGATACGTTCTAACTGACATTACGTGTGATACGCCAAAATGCTGGGGAAAAGATACTGCATTATGTAAACGCAGATATTCCGAGGTGATGAATTAGTCCTGTTCTTTTGAGCCAGTCATCTTTCAGGGTCTGACATTGCGTTGTATATCGATCAtgatatttacacagccattggCAGCACTGCGAGCTTCAAAGAGAAAgcgcttaatttgaatgaaaggTCGAAATAGAGGATGCTCTAGCTAGCTCGATCAACATGAGTACAACAGAAATCGCTCCTagggtttttttaatgttattaacctgtgtggcaaaaatgtgttttcatcagAATGCCAAAACACTATTTTTAGCTTAGGTTTCATCCCACTTCTGTTACAAGTGCCATAGTAAAATTATGATCAGATACTGGGAACTCTAAATAATACATGGTTATTCTACGGCAGGGATCTGCCACCCTGGTCCTACAGGGTGCTACAGGGTCTACCATGCTGGTGCTACAGGGTCTGCCACGCTGGTGCTACAGGGTCTGCCACCCTGgtgctgcagggtctgctggtatttggtgttactcagcacttgactAATccattaaagcagttgattacatcGTTAACTTACTCACCTGCTTCACTGCATCTGAACtgcttgctgattttaaggcgaaaacaaaaacctgcagaccctgtagctctccaggaccagggttacagACCCCTGATATACCTTATATATACCTTATATATGATTAGAACTTGAAAACCTTCAACAAAATCGTAGTATCCAGCGGGACATTAATGAAATCACTAGCTCTTACGTGATGGAGCGTATTCTGGGTTCACTGGAGGGTAGGGTGGGTATGGTCCCGGGACCATGGCGGGGTACGGCTGGGGTATGCCCGGCTGGTAGGACAGCTGGCCCGGGGGTGCTGGAGCGGTTGGGAAAGCGGGGTACTGGTACTCAGGCTGGCCTATTGGTTTGCCATGTGCATCATACATGGGGTTGCCCGGGTAACTGGCCATTGGTATCTGTTGGCCTGAAACAGAGTGACATTTAACATTGCTGCTCCACAGAATGTGTGGAGTGAAGTACATACACCTGGATGCTGTAGCAAAGTCATACAGCCAGAACAGCAGGGTCatacggtcagaacagcaggatcatacagtcagaacagcaggatcatacagtcagaacagcagggtcatacggtcagaacagcaggatcatacagtcagaacagcaggatcatacagtcagaacagcagggtcatacggtcagaacagcagagtcatacagtcagaacagcaggaTCATATCATCAGAACAACAGGGTCATACAGCCAGAACAGCAGAGTCATAcagacagaacagcagagtcatacagacagaacagcagagtcATACAGACAGAACAAAAGAGTCATATTATTAGAACAACAGGGTCGTACAGCCAGAACAGCAGAGTCATACAGACAGAACAACAGGTTCATACAGACAGAACAACAGGTTCATATGGTCAGAACAACAGGGTCATACAGACAGAACTACAGGGTCATATGGTCAGAACAACAGGGTCATACAGCCAGAACAGCAGAGTCATACAGACAGAACAAAAGAGTCATATCATTAGAACAACAGGGTCGTACAGCCAGAACAGCAGAGTCATACAGACAGAACAAAAGAGTCATATCATTAGAACAACAGGGTCGTACAGCCAGAACAGCAGAGTCATACAGACAGAACAACAGGGTCATAcagacagaacagcagagtcATATCGTTAGAACAACAGGGTCatatggtcagaacagcagggaCATTGGCCATCTTCCAACATAGACTCAAGACCTGCCGCTTCAGACCACATCTCTCTAGCATTTTATGTGCTTGTAACCCCTGTTAGGACACCTTCTGTTTCTGAAGAGATATAGAAGTGAAAGTGTAGACTCGAGAGATAGTAAGCACACATTCTGTAACTGCACTTTGAACCCTGACctatgcacttgtgtttgtgatgtcaaGTTTCACcatattgaataaaatgcatctaaatataaatatttactttatacaaatatttacctttttaaaaCCACTGCAGAAGGAAATGTCTGCCTGTCATATATTGTACAGCTCCCTAGTTCAACAAAACAACCCATTATCTTAATTGTCCTTTCTCCATGTGATGTTGTTCATCCACACAATTTCTCACAATGGTTTGGCACCCTTGCCATTTCCTGATCTTATTCCTTTAGCACTGTGGAGATGCAACACTAAATGCAGTGGTTTTACAGGGCATCTTCACATAAACCTGCTTCCCCACTTCTGTTTTCTGATTTGAAAATGACCCTGTGATGTTTGGGAGTTTCAGTATTCCCGAGATGCTGCAGGGATTCATTGATCTGCACCCCTTGTCGATGGgctaactgtgacatcacagattgTACACAGCATTTGCAAAGCATTGATCCAAAAACGGGCTCTATTTTTGGAATTTGCAGCAAAGTGCCCCGTTGCAGAAATATGCCAGCCACTCCAACAGAGGTACACACGCTCTCAAAACTGTGCTCTGCGCCCAACTTTAAAATAGGAAAAGGaggacttacatttttttttagcacctTAAACTGGACATTACACAGTCCCCCTCCTACTCTCCTATATCCCTGGTGAGCCGTGCTCAGCACCAGCCATGgaccaagtaattatttggaataCTTTTACGCTTTAGACAGCAGTCGCTAACAGAACCCCCGCTGCTAAATGAGAATTCTGTCAGAACCATCAATCATATGATCAATCACACCTCATAAGACCAAACAGTTTTGAATCATGAACACCTTTCCTTGGGAAATTTTTATTAGggaagtgcccccccccctccccattttgTAGCACCATCTCAATAGTTATTATATAGTTGTTAtataagtatttaaaataagaacCTGTACCCAAGTCTGGGCGCTGGACAGCACTAGCAGCAGCTATGAGGCTGAGATGGGTTGGATGCAGTTTGCAGACAGACGCTGGCGGTGGGCGGTGCTTTACCTTCGCAGGGCGTGGCCTGGCGCAGCTCCCGACGCCGGCGGTACATGTAGCAGCAGGAGCACATGGAGCAGCACACCAAGGTGCTGATGATCACCACGAACAGCAGCACGGACGAGGCGATGCCCGCCATGGTGGTGGGGCTGCAGGGACAGCATAAGACATCACGCGCCCGCataccagacacacacacaaacacaggccaaCCGCACACTACAGTTCAAACACAGGCTAACCGCACACTACAGTTCAAACACAGGCTAACCTGAGTGTTACTGTTCACACACAGGCTAACCCACGTGTTACTGTTCAAACACAGGCTAACCCACGTGTTACTGTTCAAACACAGGCTAACCGCACACTACAGTTCAAACACAGGCTAACCTGAGTGTTACTGTTCACACACAGGCTAACCCACGTGTTACTGTTCAAACACAGGCTAACCCATGTGTTACTGTTCAATTACAGGCTAACCGCACACTACAATTCAAACACAGGCTAACCGCACACTACAATTCAAACACAGGCTAACCGCACACTACAGTTCAAACACAGGCTAACCTGAGTGTTACTGTTCACACACAGGCTAACCCACGTGTTACTGTTCAATTACAGGCTAACCGCACACTACAATTCAAACACAGGCTAACCGCACACTACAATTCAAACACAGGCTAACCGCACACTACAGTTCAAACACAGGCTAACCTGAGTGTTACTGTTCACACACAGGCTAACCCACGTGTTACTGTTCAAACACAGGCTAACCCACGTGTTACTGTTCAATTACAGGCTAACCGCACACTACAATTCAAACACAGGCTAACCGCACACTACAATTCAAACACAGGCTAACCGCACACTACAATTCAAACACAGGCTAACCGCACACTACTGTTCAAACACAGGCTAACCCACGTGTTACTGTTCAAACACAGGCTAACCTGCGTGTTACTGTTCAAACACAGGCTAACCCACGTGTTACTGTTCAATTACAGGCTAACCACACACTACAGTTCAAA from Anguilla rostrata isolate EN2019 chromosome 11, ASM1855537v3, whole genome shotgun sequence carries:
- the LOC135235001 gene encoding protein shisa-4-like isoform X2, producing the protein MSPSALVLPLLATVLYAWQASADEDCLSYVDKNGTWHNGFDCPLISFCCGTCQHRYCCLDDFKMIREREQKRCMLFQISPTTMAGIASSVLLFVVIISTLVCCSMCSCCYMYRRRRELRQATPCEGQQIPMASYPGNPMYDAHGKPIGQPEYQYPAFPTAPAPPGQLSYQPGIPQPYPAMVPGPYPPYPPVNPEYAPSPPPPYSPPQYPGN